A window of the Brassica napus cultivar Da-Ae chromosome C5, Da-Ae, whole genome shotgun sequence genome harbors these coding sequences:
- the LOC106350303 gene encoding uncharacterized protein LOC106350303, whose amino-acid sequence MSFIMELGTYCYKVMPFGLKNAGATYQRLVNKMFSKQLGETMEVYIDYMLVKSSKASNHVPQLQECFDILNKFGMKLNPTKCTFGVASGEFLGYLVTERGIEANPKQIAALVDTLLPRSVREVQSLTGKIATLNRFISRSTDRCLPFYKLLKGNKKFEWNIECDSTLKELKAYISEPPVLSKPIIGETLFLYDATSEHAVSIVLIREESGEQKPIYYVSRSLVDAETTYPVMEKLALAVVTAAIKLRPYFQSHPIIIMMSLAKWAIELSEYDIEYKPRTSSKAQVLADFVIELVPKEDSSSSNTEKWRLHVDGASSKQGSGIGIQLESPTREMIEQSFRLGFSASNNEAEYESLIAGLRLARSVGAREISAFSDSQLVTSQYHGEYEAKNKRMEAYLSVLQEIAQQFHNFELTKIPRGDNTSADALAALASNSNLAVKRIIPVEGIDKPIINLPCKGIDLQENNPSRIDAITTRSRARRESQGLDNENSDEPDNQSAPNTSRVGTRGTATTAAIPEEAVQETSNETHEAFKKELEARPDWRTPIFKYIKDGELPAERWEARKIKARSSRYCVYPDAPQSIDKYMEPYQNRDQTVQDSSAEVRLPSRTAQDDRAVYRLDRTSTRPSQPSRQAKVNSRARLNLDHARIDMDPARLDVDHARLDLDHARLDLDREVSQNDRDFSLFVRLARTDFPMIEPMD is encoded by the exons ATGAGCTTCATTATGGAGCTAGGAACATACTGCTATAAAGTGATGCCATTCGGGTTAAAGAATGCCGGAGCCACTTACCAAAGATTAGTAAACAAAATGTTCTCCAAGCAACTTGGGGAAACAATGGAAGTTTACATAGACTACATGCTAGTAAAGTCATCGAAAGCAAGCAACCATGTTCCCCAGTTACAAGAATGTTTCGACATCCTCAACAAATTCGGAATGAAACTAAACCCAACCAAATGTACGTTTGGAGTAGCCTCTGGGGAgttcctcggctacttggtaACCGAAAGAGGAATCGAAGCCAACCCAAAGCAGATCGCAGCACTCGTCGATACCTTACTCCCAAGATCGGTCCGAGAAGTACAAAGCCTCACCGGGAAAATTGCCACATTAAACCGTTTTATATCCAGATCGACCGATAGATGCCTCCCTTTCTACAAGTTGTTGaaaggaaataagaaattcgAATGGAACATCGAATGCGATTCTACCCTAAAAGAGCTCAAGGCGTACATTAGCGAACCACCCGTGTTGTCAAAACCGATCATAGGAGAAACCCTCTTCCTATACGACGCGACCTCCGAACACGCAGTGAGCATAGTCCTGATCCGCGAAGAAAGCGGAGAACAGAAACCAATATATTACGTGAGTAGGTCGCTAGTCGACGCCGAAACTACATATCCCGTAATGGAGAAACTCGCACTAGCGGTAGTAACTGCCGCCATAAAACTGAGACCCTATTTCCAGTCTCATCCAATCATAATCATGATGTC GCTCGCAAAATGGGCAATCGAGCTCAGCGAATATGACATAGAATACAAACCACGAACGAGCTCGAAAGCACAAGTACTAGCGGATTTTGTCATCGAACTCGTCCCAAAGGAGGATAGCTCGAGCTCGAATACTGAAAAATGGAGATTACATGTCGACGGGGCATCATCGAAACAAGGATCCGGAATCGGAATACAGCTCGAATCCCCGACGAGAGAAATGATCGAACAATCATTTCGCCTAGGGTTCAGCGCGTCGAACAACGAAGCCGAATACGAATCCCTGATCGCGGGGCTACGGCTCGCAAGAAGCGTCGGTGCCCGAGAAATCAGTGCCTTCAGCGACTCGCAATTAGTCACAAGCCAATACCACGGAGAATACGaagcaaaaaacaaaagaatggaAGCATACCTTTCAGTCCTGCAAGAAATCGCTCAGCAGTTCCACAACTTCGAACTAACAAAAATCCCAAGGGGAGATAATACGTCAGCGGATGCGCTGGCCGCGCTGGCTTCAAATTCCAATCTGGCGGTAAAAAGAATAATACCAGTAGAAGGAATAGATAAACCAATCATAAATCTCCCATGTAAGGGAATCGACCTTCAGGAAAACAATCCCTCGCGCATTGATGCAATCACTACGCGAAGTAGGGCACGAAGAGAAAGCCAGGGTCTCGACAACGAAAACAGCGATGAGCCCGACAACCAATCGGCCCCAAACACATCGCGCGTCGGGACCAGAGGAACAGCGACCACCGCAGCTATCCCTGAAGAGGCCGTCCAAGAAACCAGCAATGAGACACACGAAGCCTTCAAGAAGGAGCTAGAAGCCAGACCAGATTGGAGAACcccaatatttaaatatataaaggatGGCGAGCTCCCCGCCGAGAGATGGGAAGCTCGAAAAATAAAAGCCCGGAGTTCGCGCTATTGT GTGTATCCTGATGCGCCTCAGTCCATAGATAAGTACATGGAACCGTACCAGAATAGAGATCAGACCGTTCAGGACAGCTCAGCCGAGGTTCGCCTTCCTAGCCGTACCGCCCAGGATGATCGAGCCGTGTACCGCCTCGACCGAACCAGTACGCGTCCTTCCCAACCATCTCGACAAGCCAAAGTTAACAGTCGAGCCAGACTcaacttggatcatgccagaatTGACATGGATCCTGCCAGACTTGAcgtggatcatgccagacttgacttggatcatgccagacttgacttagATCGAGAGGTTTCCCAAaatgatcgagacttctctCTCTTTGTCCGTTTGGCACGAACCGACTTTCCAATGATCGAGCCAATGGACTAA
- the BNAC05G27520D gene encoding uncharacterized protein BNAC05G27520D, which produces MEKNTPVRKPHTSTADLLTWPDNQPFESPSAVPTRSHRPSDGIRKVVFGGQVTDEEVESLNKRKPCSNYKMKEITGSGIFSVYEQNDALETGTRTYQKQAEATVSRISFGEEEIVTPKKPATVPEVAKQRELSGTLQSQSDAKLNKQFSDSKFKELSGHNIFAPPPEIKLRPTVRALAYKDNFDLGQSDTKTDGELKTAKNIPDKKFTDLSGNNVFKGDDTSPSAVTAEKLLSMAKLKEISGNNIFADAKAKSRDYFGGVRKPPGGESSIALV; this is translated from the exons ATGGAGAAAAACACGCCCGTGAGGAAACCACACACTTCGACAGCGGATCTACTGACTTGGCCGGATAATCAACCGTTTGAGTCTCCCTCCGCCGTCCCAACCAGATCGCACCGG CCGTCGGATGGAATCAGGAAAGTGGTGTTTGGAGGACAAGTTACAGACGAAGAAGTGGAGAGCTTGAACAAGAG GAAGCCTTGTTCAAACTACAAGATGAAGGAGATCACAGGAAGTGGGATTTTCTCTGTGTATGAACAAAATGATGCTTTGGAGACAGGAACAAGAACATACCAG AAACAAGCAGAAGCAACTGTAAGTCGCATTTCATTTGGGGAAGAAGAGATTGTTACGCCAAAGAAACCAGCAACGGTGCCGGAAGTGGCCAAGCAGCGTGAGCTCAGTGGTACACTGCAAAGCCAATCTGATGCTAAGCTTAATAAGCAATTCTCAGATTCTAAATTTAAGGAACTTAGTGGTCATAACATCTTTGCTCCACCACCTGAAATCAAACTTCGTCCTACCGTTCGTGCCTTGGCTTATAAAGACAACTTCGACCTCGGACAATCTGATACCAAAACC GATGGGGAACTAAAGACGGCCAAGAATATTCCGGACAAGAAATTTACAGATTTGTCGGGAAATAATGTATTCAAAGGAGATGATACGTCTCCGTCCGCGGTGACGGCGGAGAAGCTTCTAAGCATGGCAAAGTTGAAAGAGATAAGTGGCAATAACATATTTGCAGATGCAAAGGCCAAGTCTCGTGACTACTTCGGTGGCGTACGTAAACCACCAGGCGGGGAGAGCAGCATTGCTTTGGTCTAA